The genome window ACGAACTCTAGTATAACCtcttagtttatatatttggATTGGTATTGGCGAACGACAAGGAACCGCACTAtagcctcatcctcacccctTGCAGGATGATAAGAATGAATCTCATGGCGACCTGGCTAGGGTTCCCCCGAGCAGGGATAGACCGGGGAGAAGCTCGTTCCCCCAAAGCTGTGCCGGTCTTCAAGAATGTCCCCGAGCTACACGAGATAGTTTCTGGTGCAAACATAACATCATTAATCTATTCTATGTACAGTTGTCTCAGTCATCACAACATCAAGCATTACAGGTCTTCTCCATATCGCGAGCCGGCGACGCAGCCAGCTTACTCCGCTGACGGATCCACGGCCCAAATATCATGAATGCAACAGGCATGGGAATCATGATGGCTGCAATACACCCCAATAGAGTGCCCGCCCACTGCACGCCCAAGTTGACCATCATCTGGCGTGAAAATAACGGAAAGACGCAGCCCACAGCCGATCGGAGGATAGTGTTCGCCGCAATGGTGGATGCAGCCCTGCTGTCGTTAGCACGGTGTCATGGTGGGCAGGAGGGAGTTACTTACAAAGTGGGATAGCAGTCAACGATATAGTTGAAGCACTGCAGGAAGATGCACAGGATGCCGAACCCGATCAGGATACCAGCTGCTGTCGGAGCCATCCAGTGGATCTTGTTCGAGTATCCGGTCCAACCGAACCTGGTTATTGTCAGCACCATCCAGCATGGTAACTAAAAAGGAGGATACCTACCAGAACATGCCAATGGCAAACGCAACAGCGCCGACAACAGCAGCTGGAAGACGCCATTCGGGAATAGGCTTGCCCCCGTTCGCTGCCAGCTTGCGCTTATAAGATCCCTGCAGACAGAGGATGAAAACACCTCCAACCAGCTCTCCCAGGATAAGGCCGATAAATGCGAGGCCTCCCACGCCGGCGCTCATTCCATAAACGTCATCGAAGACCACCGGGTAGGCACCGAGAAGGGCATAGATAAGGCCGTATACGAAAGAGATGTACAACGAGATGAGAAGCAGGATTGGCTCAGTGATAAGCATACTCAACGGACGAGTGAAGTTATTCCGAACCAACTCTTTGATGTCAACCTCCACCTCGTCCTGCTTGGCATGGATGCCCCAGTTTCGGGTCTGTCGACGGAGGACAGCAGCCTTGCGGACCAGAATGACAGGTGCATACGACtcatcgaggaagaggagcaccAGCACGAAGGCAAGAAAGACCATGATAGCCGAGATGTACATGGTCCAGCGCCATCCCAACGGACTCGTGGCGATGAACCCGCCCACAAACGGCGCAGCAAACGGGCCGATAAACACTGCCATGCAGAAGATCGACATGACGACTCCACGGTGCGCGGCGCTGAACAGATCGGCAAAGACGGCGGGGACAAGGGAGACAGGACTAGCAGCAAAGAGACCAGCGAAGAAGCGACTGATCATGATTGTCTGGATGTCTTTTCCGGTTGCAGAGGCAATGGTAAAGATACCGCATCCGAAGAGGCCAATGGACAACGGCCAGCGTCGTCCGATTAGTTCAGAGGCCGGGGCCCAGATGGTCGGTCCGGCAGCGAATCCGAGAACGTACAATGTGACTCCGAGGGTGCTGACTTCTCGACCGACGTGGTATTCCTGACTTACGGCACTGACGGCGGCAGAGAAAACGGCACTGGTGAAGGCTGTGGCGAAGGTGCAATAGCAGAGGATGGTGACTAGAATACTCCTGGATGCGATGAGCGATGCGTTCTTCATATCGGCCAGACGTATTCCAACTCCAGATTTTACTTACCTCCGCAAGATAGACCAGTTccaaggatgaagaggatcaTCCGCACCATCAAACTCGACGACATATTTCTCCGGATCAGGAAGCGACGGCGGATATTCTTTCCCAGCACCCATGGGCAGCCATTCCTGGCGAGGCTCAGGGCCTCTCGTGGACCCTACGGTAGCACGTTGTTGCAGACGGTATGTGTTGATGCGAGCAAGCTCGAGGGAATCGGGATGTTCATCGGGATGATCATCGGAATAATCCTCACTATCGGAGGTATGAATCGGAGAGATTTCTTTGGTGTGTTCGGTAACGTGCTCCATGGTTTGCCGATAGCACTGCACTCTGCAGACCGAGTGAAACAACACGCTCGTTTCTCACAATCATCTTGGACAAGAGACACGGAAACCACCAGGTATAAGTATCAGTGACTAAAGAGCCCCATGCTACGAACTAGCcagcaagaaagagaaaaaaagaatccaCTTCCGTAGGGCCCCATTGCCATACTGGAGAAACACCCACTATCAGGGTTTTCATAGCTGTTCCATCACCTTCTGGCCATGGCACCATACCCATCCCGAGCCCGAGACACCAACAATGCCTTGTCCCCCCGATCCATCTTTTTCCGCGCGCCGTTACGGATACTCCCTTCTGGCCCTGatccaccagccacaacTCCGTTCCTGATGGCATGGAGCCAATCATGGTATCTGCCCTGGATAATACCCTCCAAACTTGACAGCGGGTACTCTCGGCGTTGTGGCTCGTGCAACGGCTAGCCGCTCGGTACTGTGGCTGCTCCCGACACCAACCGAGGATATCCGAGGGTAGGCGTTGGGCACACAAAATTTTCTGGTATACAGAGACAAGACATGTTGATAAGGGATGAAAGTGGGTTGAACTAGTCACTTAGTTTAGGAGAATTTAATGTCACTGCCTTACGCATGCGGCTGACGGATAAGTCTTCATTGGCTGGCATGATTTGTATCAATCCATGTGGTTGTCAAAGCGTCACTGGAATCGGTTCCGTCGGATCAGCGCAGTTCCTGATTGCTCGGCGgttatctatttttattgaATCTACATAATGTAAAAGTTGTGTGGTTATCGGAGCATAAGTATATCATGTCTTTAATGTGCTCTTTCTCTACCATCCTCCCCACGCCTCTACTCATCTCGCTGGTatcttgtttgcttgctcctTAACCTTGCTCCAGGCGATAGGCACCTGGactcatatcatatcatcttATTGTAGAATCATTCTTGGTCTCATTGTTCGAATACATATGTCAAGGTTATAC of Aspergillus luchuensis IFO 4308 DNA, chromosome 7, nearly complete sequence contains these proteins:
- a CDS encoding MFS transporter (COG:G;~EggNog:ENOG410Q1QQ;~InterPro:IPR020846,IPR011701,IPR036259;~PFAM:PF07690;~TransMembrane:12 (i104-128o140-158i170-188o200-221i228-248o260-280i336-358o370-394i415-437o443-468i475-497o509-531i);~go_function: GO:0022857 - transmembrane transporter activity [Evidence IEA];~go_process: GO:0055085 - transmembrane transport [Evidence IEA]) encodes the protein MEHVTEHTKEISPIHTSDSEDYSDDHPDEHPDSLELARINTYRLQQRATVGSTRGPEPRQEWLPMGAGKEYPPSLPDPEKYVVEFDGADDPLHPWNWSILRRSILVTILCYCTFATAFTSAVFSAAVSAVSQEYHVGREVSTLGVTLYVLGFAAGPTIWAPASELIGRRWPLSIGLFGCGIFTIASATGKDIQTIMISRFFAGLFAASPVSLVPAVFADLFSAAHRGVVMSIFCMAVFIGPFAAPFVGGFIATSPLGWRWTMYISAIMVFLAFVLVLLFLDESYAPVILVRKAAVLRRQTRNWGIHAKQDEVEVDIKELVRNNFTRPLSMLITEPILLLISLYISFVYGLIYALLGAYPVVFDDVYGMSAGVGGLAFIGLILGELVGGVFILCLQGSYKRKLAANGGKPIPEWRLPAAVVGAVAFAIGMFWFGWTGYSNKIHWMAPTAAGILIGFGILCIFLQCFNYIVDCYPTLAASTIAANTILRSAVGCVFPLFSRQMMVNLGVQWAGTLLGCIAAIMIPMPVAFMIFGPWIRQRSKLAASPARDMEKTCNA